A stretch of DNA from Spirochaetota bacterium:
CGGACGACGGCTTCTATGCGCGGCGGATAAAAAAACTCGGCAAGCCCGTTCTCCTCGTCATCAACAAAGCGGACAATGATACTCGTGCGCAGGCGGCGTATGAATTCGATCGCCTGGGTTTTTCCGAGAAGCTCGTGATAAGCGCTGAACACAGCATTGGTCTCGCCGATCTTACCGAGGTGATAGAAGCGCATATCCCGGATATTCCCGTCGATCAGCAGATCACTGAGGATCAGACCCGGCCGACCGATGAAGTGAACATCGCCATCGTTGGAAAACCGAATACCGGTAAATCGACCCTGCTCAACACGCTCGTCGGTGATGACAGAAGCATCGTAAGCGAGATAGCCGGCACTACGCGCGATCCGGTCGACTCGCTCATCGAATTCAAGGGTAAGCGCGTACGCCTCGTCGATACGGCGGGCATCCGGAAGAAAAAGCGCGTCGCCGAGGACATCGAGTACTACAGCGTCAACCGCGCCATAAAGGTGATAGAATCGTGCGACGTGGCGATACTCCTCATCGATATCACCGACGGCTTCACCGATCAGGATAAGAAGATAGCCTCGCTCATCGTCGATAGAAGGCGCGGGCTTGTCATCGGCGTCAATAAATGGGACAAGCACCCGGAAGACGTATCGTGGGCCGACTATGAAGCGTATCTCAGGAAAGAATTGCAGGTGGCACCATACGCGGTGATCACGAAGCTTTCCGGCATGAAGAAAAAGGACGCCGATCAGATAATGTCGCTCGCGCTCCGGGTGGCCGCCGTACGCGAAACGAAACTGGAAACGCATGCGCTTACCGAGCTTCTTCACGGCGCCACCAAACGCTATTCGGTGACCGCGGGGAAAACGACGTTCAAAGTGTTCTACGTGGTGCAGACCGACATCAAACCGCCGACATTTTTGCTTTTTTGCAATCATCCTGATACAATAGCGATGCATTATCGGCGTTATCTCGAACACCGCCGGCGGGAAGTGTACGATTTCCGGGGCACGCCGATAGAGATGCGATACAAGAAGCGCAGGGAGGAGAAACGATGAGCGATATCCTGATACCAACAGCCGTGTTCATCGCATGCTATCTTGTCGGGGCCGTTCCGTTCTCGCTGCTTATCGGTTTTGCTGCGGGTGTGGACATCCGTACAAAGGGGAGCGGCAATATCGGCGCTACGAATGTCATTCGTTCAGCGGGGCTTGTGCCGGGCATATTCGCCTTCGTTCTCGATATCGGCAAGGGCCTCGGGATGGTCATCGCAGCCTATTTCGTTCTCGGTCATTTCATTCCCGGCTATCCGAAATGGTATCTTGTCGCCGCTGCGCTCGCCGCCATCATCGGCCATATCTTCCCGGTGTATCTGAAATTCAAGGGCGGTAAAGGCGTTGCCACATCGGCGGGTGCGGTATTCGTACTCGCCCCGGTGTCGGTCATCACCTCAGCGATAGCATTCGGCATTGCGTTCTTTGCGTCGGGGAAAACGGTCGCCATAGGCTCGACAGCCGCCGCGATAACGTTTCCCATTATACTGACGATATTTCAATTCTGCATACCGTCGTTTAACACCTGGTTCTTCGGCATCGATTATCCGTATCTCCTCGCGCTTTCGCTCATCGTCTGCGCATTCATCGTCATCCGGCACATACCGAATTATAAGCGTCTTCTTGCCGGCTCGGAAATGAGCTTTTCGAAAAAGAAAGCCGCAAAAAAATCGTCGAAAGGAAAGCGTTCCGGTGGACGCCGAAACAAGTAATCGCATCGGCATTATCGGGGCCGGCGGCTGGGGACTGGCGCTTGCCAACGTTCTATCATCGCGTCATGCGGTAAGCGTGTGGGTATACGAGAAGCCGGAATTGGATGCGCTTAGCCGCGATCGTGAATCGAGGACATATCTTCCCGACATCAAGCTCAATGCCTCGATACGCTTCTCCGATTCCCTTGAGGACACCGCTCGCGATACGGATGTTATCGTGATGGTCACGCCGTCATTCGCCTATCGCTCGGCGGCGGAAGGCATAGCGCCGTTCATAACGAAGAAGACCGTCGTCGTATCCGCAACGAAGGGGCTTGAGGTCGGCAGCACGCGTACGATGAGCGAAGTGGCGCGAAGCGTTCTGCCGAAAGGCGTGGAAGTGCTCACGCTCTCGGGGCCGTCGCATGCCGAAGAGGTGGGGCGTCTTGTGCCTACCGCGGTGGTCCTTGCGGGGAAAAAGCTGTCGACAGCGCGCCGTATCCGCGATGTGTTCATGACGCCGCCGTATTTCCGCGTCTATACGTCCGATGATCAGAAGGGAGTAGAACTCGGCGGATCGCTCAAGAACATCATCGCCATCGCAGCGGGCGTCATCGACGGGCTTCATCTCGGCGATAATCCCAAAGCAGCGCTCATCACGCGCGGCTTGGCGGAGATAGTGCGCTTCGGCGTTACGCACGGGGCGAAGGCAAAGACGTTCTACGGACTTTCGGGCGTGGGCGACCTCATCGTCACCTGCGCGAGCGAATTGAGCCGCAATCATCACGTGGGGCGCCTCATCGCCGAAGGGAAGAACTACGATGATATTCGTGCATCGATGAAGCAGGTCGCCGAGGGCGTATATGCGGCGAAGGCGATACATGAATACGCGAAAAAGCATAAGGTCGTCATGCCGATAACCGAGAGCGTGTACCGCGTTCTCTTTGAGAAATCCAATGCGAAAGAAGAGCTCATGGCGCTCATGAGCCGCGGGGCGAAAGAGGAATGATGTCCCGCTTCGGTGTGCGCTTTTCACGCGCCTGTATCACCCTCTGCATCGCAGGCTTCTTCACTGTACCATGTTTCGGGGCGACGAACACGAATGTGTCGTGGATATCACACGACATGGAAGCCTATGCCGCCCTCGATGTGAACCGAATGCTCGGGGTATCGTTCGATACGCGCGTGCTCTACCGTGCGCTTCTGTGGGATCACGTGCGTGCGTCCGCGGGTATTTCGTTCACGTGGATGTCACCGTCGCTTGACGGGTACTTCCTTTCCGTGCGATATGAGAATATCCTCGATACCGGTCTCGGTGCCGGCGTCTCCTTCATCGCCGATATATTCCCCGCATCGCTCAAAGCAGTGCACGGCATCATCCCCTCGCTGTCCTGGCGCATGCAGTTCTTTTTCGCTGAATTCGGCGTTGCGTTGCGTTCCTTCACCGCCGACAGCGCCGCGATATGGAACATTTTTCACTACGCAAGCCCCGTCTTCGAAACGCTCTTCCATTATCAGATCGGATGCACCTTCGCATTCTTCAACGAATTCTGGACGCTCACGGCGTCGTTCGGCAACTTCGATGAATTCTACATCGGCAATTTCGGCACCATCATGCTCCGCATGCGCAATGAATTCCTTGTCTCCGCACCGTGGCGCGTCTTTGCCGATGTGACGATACGCCCGAGCGGGTCCCTTGCACTGGCGGGCACCTATGCCGTGATCTTTATCTGCATCGGCGGACGGGTGACACTATGATGCGCGCGGTGCTCGCTGCCGCGCTCGGTGCCGTGCTCATGCTCGGCTGCTCGCTCGATCCGTTCGGCTTCCTCGCCTCCTCCGATGTCGATGAGCGCTTCAACGACGGGCTTTCGCTCCCCGCGCCGACGAACCTTTCGCTCACGCCGCCGTACTCCTTCGTCGTCATCGCCGATACGCACGTGCACGACGCGGAGTCGGCAGCGCGTGTGGCATCGCTTTCCCTAAAGCTCATCGCTGCCGATGAATTCGTCCTCGCCGCAGGCGATCTCGTGCAGAACGGCTTGAGAAGCGATGTGATACTCTTTACGAACGCCATGCGGGAAGCGACAGCCGCGCTCGGCATACCCTGGTTCGCCGTCCCGGGGAATCATGACCTCTACTTCGGCGGCTGGACGAATTTCCGCGAGCACATCGGCCGTTCGATATACTCCTTCTCCGCCGGAGCGCTTCGCGTCATAGCTATGGACTCTGCGAACGGCACGCTCGGAAAAAAGCAGTATGACTGGCTCTCACAGACGCTGGCGAGCCGCTCCGAAGCACACTGCATCGTGTTCACGCACTTTCAATTCTTCAGCCCGGCGATAACCGAGACGCAGCAGTATACCGATATCGAAGAGGCGGCATATCTCATGTATCTTTTCGAAACGAGGTCGGTATCCTATGTGCTGAGCGGGCATTCACATGCGGATGTGCATCACATGATAAACGGCGTGTCGTATCTTACGGTCGCGAATCACCCGGCATCGATAGTACGGATGACGGTGACAGCAACGAATATGACGCATGTGGTCTTGCATTGATCGAACACTCACCCGCCCTTCAATTGCTTCATTATCCACTCATATCGCTTCTTCAGTTCCTTCTCGAAACCGATGTCCGCAGGATCGTAGTACGATGCATTCTTCGACAGATATTCCTGCGCGACGATGTGATAGGGGAAATTGTGCGGATATTTGTATTCACCCGGACCGTTCTTATCGCGTTCGGATGAGTGAGAATCCTTGAGATAATTCGGTACCGCCGGCACATCACCGGCGCGAACTTCGGTAAGCGCTTTGTTTATCGCTCGATATGCCGAATTCGATTTCGGGCTCAGCGCGAGATAGAGCGCGCATTCGGAGAGTATGAGCGATGCCTCCGGCATGCCGACAAGATCGACGAGCGTGAACGCGGAGGCGGCCACCGTGAGTGCATTGGGGTCGGCTAAGCCTATGTCCTCGGCGGCAAGTATCGAGAGGCGGCGGGCTATGAAACGCGGGTCCTCGCCGGACTCAAGCATGCGCGCGAGATAGTGGACGGCCGCGTGGGGGTCGCTCCCGCGTATCGATTTTATGAACGCGCTTATGACATCATAATGCTCATCGCCGTCGCGGTCGTAGCGGAGTGCCTTCTTCTGCACCACCTCGGAAACAATGTCGCGCGTGACCGCGGTGCCGCGGTCCTCGTCCATGACGGAAGCGAGGAAAGCGAATTCAAGATACGTGAGCGCCTTGCGCACATCACCGAGCGCGGCCTTGACGATGGCGGTGACCGCGTCGTCGTCGATGGCGACCTTTTCGTTCCCGAGACCGTCGGCATGGGAGATGGCGCGCATGACCGATGAGCGCACGTCGTCGTCGGAGAGTTCCTTGAACGCGAAGAGCATGACGCGCGAGAGAAGCGCATTGGTGAGATAGAAATACGGGTTCTGCGTTGTCGAGCCGATGAGTATCACCGTGCCCGCCT
This window harbors:
- the der gene encoding ribosome biogenesis GTPase Der encodes the protein DDGFYARRIKKLGKPVLLVINKADNDTRAQAAYEFDRLGFSEKLVISAEHSIGLADLTEVIEAHIPDIPVDQQITEDQTRPTDEVNIAIVGKPNTGKSTLLNTLVGDDRSIVSEIAGTTRDPVDSLIEFKGKRVRLVDTAGIRKKKRVAEDIEYYSVNRAIKVIESCDVAILLIDITDGFTDQDKKIASLIVDRRRGLVIGVNKWDKHPEDVSWADYEAYLRKELQVAPYAVITKLSGMKKKDADQIMSLALRVAAVRETKLETHALTELLHGATKRYSVTAGKTTFKVFYVVQTDIKPPTFLLFCNHPDTIAMHYRRYLEHRRREVYDFRGTPIEMRYKKRREEKR
- a CDS encoding glycerol-3-phosphate acyltransferase; its protein translation is MSDILIPTAVFIACYLVGAVPFSLLIGFAAGVDIRTKGSGNIGATNVIRSAGLVPGIFAFVLDIGKGLGMVIAAYFVLGHFIPGYPKWYLVAAALAAIIGHIFPVYLKFKGGKGVATSAGAVFVLAPVSVITSAIAFGIAFFASGKTVAIGSTAAAITFPIILTIFQFCIPSFNTWFFGIDYPYLLALSLIVCAFIVIRHIPNYKRLLAGSEMSFSKKKAAKKSSKGKRSGGRRNK
- a CDS encoding NAD(P)H-dependent glycerol-3-phosphate dehydrogenase — protein: MDAETSNRIGIIGAGGWGLALANVLSSRHAVSVWVYEKPELDALSRDRESRTYLPDIKLNASIRFSDSLEDTARDTDVIVMVTPSFAYRSAAEGIAPFITKKTVVVSATKGLEVGSTRTMSEVARSVLPKGVEVLTLSGPSHAEEVGRLVPTAVVLAGKKLSTARRIRDVFMTPPYFRVYTSDDQKGVELGGSLKNIIAIAAGVIDGLHLGDNPKAALITRGLAEIVRFGVTHGAKAKTFYGLSGVGDLIVTCASELSRNHHVGRLIAEGKNYDDIRASMKQVAEGVYAAKAIHEYAKKHKVVMPITESVYRVLFEKSNAKEELMALMSRGAKEE
- a CDS encoding metallophosphoesterase, whose protein sequence is MMRAVLAAALGAVLMLGCSLDPFGFLASSDVDERFNDGLSLPAPTNLSLTPPYSFVVIADTHVHDAESAARVASLSLKLIAADEFVLAAGDLVQNGLRSDVILFTNAMREATAALGIPWFAVPGNHDLYFGGWTNFREHIGRSIYSFSAGALRVIAMDSANGTLGKKQYDWLSQTLASRSEAHCIVFTHFQFFSPAITETQQYTDIEEAAYLMYLFETRSVSYVLSGHSHADVHHMINGVSYLTVANHPASIVRMTVTATNMTHVVLH
- a CDS encoding replication-associated recombination protein A, with the protein product MRPRTLADMAGQSHILGEGKPLRRLIERDILTSLIFHGPPGTGKSTLAAIIAERTHCAYLRINAVLSNVAELRDAIRTGEKNLRAGKKTILFIDEIHRFNKGQQDALLPSLEAGTVILIGSTTQNPYFYLTNALLSRVMLFAFKELSDDDVRSSVMRAISHADGLGNEKVAIDDDAVTAIVKAALGDVRKALTYLEFAFLASVMDEDRGTAVTRDIVSEVVQKKALRYDRDGDEHYDVISAFIKSIRGSDPHAAVHYLARMLESGEDPRFIARRLSILAAEDIGLADPNALTVAASAFTLVDLVGMPEASLILSECALYLALSPKSNSAYRAINKALTEVRAGDVPAVPNYLKDSHSSERDKNGPGEYKYPHNFPYHIVAQEYLSKNASYYDPADIGFEKELKKRYEWIMKQLKGG